AATATCAAAAAAATCTATGAATATATGATCATATATTCTTTCAATTCAAAATAAATTTTTAGCTTTTTTTGATGAGAATTCCATCATAAAACTTTGTTCTAAAAGTTCATAGTAAGTAGATCAAATTTCTTTATAAACATTTAGTATTTTTTCATTAGTTTCTTTTATTTCGCTAATTTCTTTCTCACTTAGATCTTTTTTATTTGTAAATATAAAAAGACCATTTTTTGACTTTAAATCATTTTTTTTAAAAGTCATATTTAAATAGTTATCTGAAAATTTTGCATCATCAAATAGTGATTCATTTGAAAAATATTGACTTTTTATTAAATTTTTATACTTTGCTTCTATATCTTTATTTGCTTCAGTTAATTTCTGAAATGAATTTAAAAATGAAGGTAATAATAAAACATTAAGCATTGATGTTAAAATTGCTTTCATTAAATGTTTAGTGTCTAATAGCTCAAATAATTCATAGTTAATAAATATAACAGTTGTAAAGTTAACAACAATTATATAAATTCAAAATCATATTGGACTGAATTCGATACATCTTTGAGCTTTAAAATTGTGTTTTTCTAATTTTAAATTATAGTCAAAAACAAAAATTAATTGAAAGTATTTATTTTTGGCAAATCAGTTTGTATAAGTAAACTTTAAAAGTAAATAAATACTTGTTCCTACAACTGTTCAAGATATTAATTTTTGCTCATTTTTTAAGAAGAAATTTAATATAAATAGGATTAATGTTAATGAAAATATTGATTGGTCTAATATAAATAAAAATAACGCAAATGGATTAGTTTTAAAAAGTTTTTTAACTAATTTATTATGCTTGTGAAGTAATTTTGAAGTATTTTGACTATTTTTTGATTTCATTGTTCTTAATATTATTTCTAAAGTTATTTGTTTTAGAAGCTATAAATAAATATAAACTTCCTAGACCAATTATTATTCCCAAAATAGTTATAATTGCTATAAACATTCATGTTATTCCACTGTTAATAAATGTTTCTCCTAATTCTGAACTAAGAGCTTTTTTATTATGAATTTCTAAAAAGAAATATGGATATGCGCCCTTTTTACTTGCCAATAATGCATCTGATCCTAAACTTTTATAAATCAATTCACCTCTTGTAAGTGAAACAACCAAGTAAATTAATGGATAAATAAGCATTTTTCAAAAATCATGAACTATAAATTCTTTAAAGTTAAAAGTGATATTTTGCTTCATAAAAAATAAGAAATAAATAACAGTTAATATCGGTCCAATTGTATGTAAAACCATTTGTTCAATTCATCAAATGGGTTTTAAACCATCACCAAGTGGTGATGCTAATAATTGGGGTAAAAGTAGTCCATTAAATATTAAAGCTGTAACTGTAATATAAGTTATAATACTTAATGAAAATGCTTTTGTAAGAACTTTCATTTGTCCTTCTTTGTTATGATTAAAAAATCCAATAATGAATCAAATTACAACTAAAATATTTGATTGAATTGTAAAGTAACTAAAAAAGTTAATTATATAGCCTTCATAGTCATAACCAATTATTTCTATTCCTTGATCTAAACTTGAAATTATAGGACTATAAATTGCTCATTTTTGATATTTTTCACCATTATATTCATAAAAACTGTGGTCAATATTTATTATTCCTTTAATTAAACTTTCTAATACAAATGCAGAAATTAATAACGCTACTGCTAATTTATATCAAAGTCTTCAATCTTTTAAATTTTGTTTATTTATAAACATGTTACACCTCACTTTTAGTATATAAAAAAATTATAGACTATTTAAGTCTATAATACGTTGTTTTTTTGGTGTTATTTATTATAAAAATATTATTAAGTATTTTGAACTTCTGTTAATTTAGAACTTGAAAATTTATCTATTTTATTTGCAAAATAAAAGTAAAATAGACCTCAATCAAGAACTGCTTTCTTTCTAACTTTTTCAACTTCAGTTCATTTTTCATTTACTTTTAAAAACGTAAATCCACAAATAAGTGAGAACATAGTAAATAAACAAATTAATCCAAAAAGTGCTGCTAATCCTAGTCAAAGTCATCAAATACTTCCCATAGGGCTTATTACAAGTAAAGTTATAAAAACAGCAGTTAAAAGAATTGAAATGACAAATAAAATTGTTGAAGAAAGTGCAATCTTATAAATTCCTTGTTTAAGCTTTTGAATTCTATTATCCATAATAGTTCTCCTACTTCTTATTAATTTATTATAGACTATTTTAAATTAAAATGCTTCTTAATTATTAAAGGTAAATCAAATTTACTAAATTAAATAATATTTTAAAAGGTTTATTTACTAGATTAAAATTTTAAATTAGATAATAATTGGTTATAAATGATCCTTATTTTTCTAAATTATTGATAAAATTGTTAATTTCTGTTGTTGATAAGGTTAAATTATTATCGTTAAATTTAACCTTACTTTTAATTACTTCAACTTCTTTTGCAATTTTGGGTTTTTCATTAGCATCTTTGACTACTTCAACTTCTCTTGAAACATTAGGTTTTTCATTAACATCTTTAACTGATTTAATTTCTTTTAAAACAGCAGGTTTTTCAACACTTATATTATTTAAATTATCTGAAATACATTTCTTGCTTTTTAGCTCTTCTTTAAGATTTTTTTGCAAGTTTTCTTCTTTTAAATTTGAAGATACTTTCTGCTCTATATAATTTATGACATTATTCAAAGCTAAAGAACTATTTATAATATTATTATTTAATTGTAAAAGTGGATCTGTAATATTAATTCAATTTGTATAGTTATTATAAAAATTAGACATCATTTGTTGATAGTTCAAATAATTGGATATTTGAT
This sequence is a window from Spiroplasma diminutum CUAS-1. Protein-coding genes within it:
- a CDS encoding Pr6Pr family membrane protein yields the protein MFINKQNLKDWRLWYKLAVALLISAFVLESLIKGIINIDHSFYEYNGEKYQKWAIYSPIISSLDQGIEIIGYDYEGYIINFFSYFTIQSNILVVIWFIIGFFNHNKEGQMKVLTKAFSLSIITYITVTALIFNGLLLPQLLASPLGDGLKPIWWIEQMVLHTIGPILTVIYFLFFMKQNITFNFKEFIVHDFWKMLIYPLIYLVVSLTRGELIYKSLGSDALLASKKGAYPYFFLEIHNKKALSSELGETFINSGITWMFIAIITILGIIIGLGSLYLFIASKTNNFRNNIKNNEIKK